One window from the genome of Rariglobus hedericola encodes:
- a CDS encoding DoxX family protein gives MPSTRLKTIARWVLALFFIVAGLNHFRTPDIYLAMMPAEMPFKEAANQISGIAEILGGIGLLIPCLRRAAAWGLIALLIAVFPANVNVALQGHMTGLDAPAWVLWLRLPFQALFIAWTWWVGLKRAR, from the coding sequence ATGCCTTCCACCCGCCTCAAAACCATCGCCCGCTGGGTGCTCGCGCTCTTCTTCATCGTTGCGGGGCTAAATCACTTTCGCACGCCCGACATCTATCTCGCCATGATGCCGGCGGAGATGCCGTTCAAGGAAGCCGCCAACCAGATCTCGGGCATCGCGGAAATTCTCGGCGGTATCGGTTTGCTGATTCCCTGCCTGCGCCGCGCCGCCGCCTGGGGACTCATCGCACTGCTGATCGCGGTGTTCCCCGCCAATGTGAATGTCGCGCTCCAAGGCCACATGACCGGACTCGATGCGCCCGCTTGGGTGCTCTGGCTGCGCCTGCCGTTTCAGGCCCTCTTCATCGCGTGGACGTGGTGGGTCGGCCTCAAACGCGCACGGTAG
- a CDS encoding beta strand repeat-containing protein: MNIPQSAHTRLSPSRIRSALICGLGLALPASVALAQTSGTWTSTTGGNWADIVNWNSGAGPVATGGSTSANVTATFSASGTQTVNLDGPQTVQTLAFSTGTYTLSSTNGSVLTLAGTTVPSISGTATISATLDGSQGFTYASGNRTLTLSGNNIYTGVTTLTNGNLTARSDSAFGAAGAGNGLIVSQASGQFPQLHLTNNITTSEDITLRMNFYNIANNGSIVGGNLLYNDNSNTTLNGSLVLDRYVGSNANVVHLMGIQASGGTLTINGAVSGAATGGQASGTYVDPTRLQFRATTATANVNVTGVISDGTLTTGGLSIYTAADALGIVRLSGDNTYTGSTVHQKGTLLINNTTGSGTGAGAISVASTAVFGGTGFVKPAGANGITFASGSIVSPGDLTSGGSAIAAGKTLTFDLSSTTGTALFDTGSTIAINLNAAAILPADVSEHLAFIGLTTGVSQVTFNNNIVNFSITGGLLSNGVYTLASFSADNAFSGQWVLGSGLEAYNAQLIQTANSIQLSISAIPEPATTAALAGLIAIGAVMVCKRRRI; this comes from the coding sequence ATGAATATTCCCCAATCCGCGCACACGCGTTTGTCACCATCGCGCATCCGGTCCGCCCTCATCTGCGGCCTCGGTTTGGCGCTGCCAGCCTCCGTCGCTCTCGCACAGACAAGCGGCACATGGACCAGCACCACCGGCGGCAACTGGGCCGATATCGTCAATTGGAACAGCGGTGCCGGTCCCGTCGCCACCGGTGGCAGCACCAGTGCCAACGTCACCGCCACCTTTTCGGCTTCCGGCACCCAGACGGTCAACTTGGATGGGCCGCAGACGGTTCAGACTCTCGCTTTCAGCACCGGAACCTACACCCTTTCATCGACCAATGGCAGTGTGCTTACGCTGGCCGGCACAACCGTTCCCAGCATAAGCGGCACCGCCACCATTTCAGCCACATTGGATGGCTCACAGGGCTTCACCTACGCGTCTGGAAACCGGACTCTCACGCTCTCGGGCAACAACATCTACACCGGTGTAACTACGCTGACGAACGGCAATCTCACTGCCCGATCCGACAGCGCCTTCGGTGCCGCCGGCGCGGGCAACGGCCTCATCGTGAGCCAGGCGAGCGGACAATTTCCGCAGCTGCATTTAACCAATAATATCACGACCAGCGAAGACATCACGCTTCGCATGAACTTTTACAATATTGCGAACAATGGCTCCATCGTCGGCGGAAATCTCCTGTATAACGATAACAGCAACACGACACTTAACGGGTCCCTTGTCCTTGATCGTTATGTCGGCTCCAATGCCAACGTCGTGCACCTGATGGGCATTCAGGCCAGCGGGGGCACCCTTACGATCAACGGTGCGGTCAGCGGCGCGGCTACGGGAGGCCAGGCCAGCGGCACTTATGTGGATCCGACCCGTCTCCAGTTCAGGGCAACGACCGCCACGGCCAATGTGAACGTCACCGGTGTCATCTCTGACGGCACCCTCACCACAGGTGGTCTCTCTATCTACACCGCTGCCGATGCCCTGGGTATCGTTCGTCTCTCCGGCGACAACACCTACACCGGCAGCACTGTCCATCAAAAAGGCACGCTGCTGATCAACAACACCACGGGATCGGGCACCGGAGCCGGGGCGATCTCGGTCGCCTCCACGGCGGTCTTTGGTGGCACGGGTTTCGTCAAACCCGCCGGCGCCAACGGCATCACTTTCGCCAGCGGCTCCATCGTCTCCCCCGGTGATCTCACCAGCGGTGGCTCGGCTATCGCCGCCGGCAAGACCCTCACATTCGACCTCAGCTCCACGACAGGCACCGCCCTGTTCGACACTGGTTCGACCATCGCGATCAACTTGAACGCCGCGGCGATTCTGCCGGCCGACGTCTCCGAGCACCTCGCTTTCATCGGGCTCACCACCGGGGTTTCGCAGGTCACGTTTAATAACAACATCGTTAACTTCTCCATCACCGGCGGCCTGCTCTCCAATGGTGTTTATACGCTCGCCTCCTTCAGCGCCGACAACGCGTTTTCGGGTCAATGGGTGCTCGGCTCCGGTTTGGAAGCCTACAATGCGCAGCTTATCCAGACGGCCAACAGCATCCAGCTCTCCATCTCCGCCATTCCCGAGCCGGCGACCACCGCCGCGCTCGCCGGCCTGATCGCTATCGGCGCGGTCATGGTTTGCAAACGCCGCCGGATTTGA
- a CDS encoding ATP-binding protein — protein sequence MNATQHLPKNLRTGLPARYLKELRAHLGKKTAANGDRAQGLGRVALTEGADALALARIHAQSMAALAPSFGFSSQRKDLIARAGFFFTEALVPVEAAQRATRKTNRLLLERNETLRLHTAALAKGNRQLEREIKRRKAGELFIIKGRQQYQTLFRESLVMQRKLRQLTRQIISAQEEERKEISRELHDEVVQTLVGINVHLSTLGRSASDGIGSLKAKIVRTQRLVETSVNAVHRFARELRPAVLDDLGLIPALLAYSKSLAARKKIKIKLTAFAGVETLGNNRRTVLFRVAQEALTNVIRHAQATQVTITLTHIPGAIRMEIADNGKSFAVEPVLKGRTKRLGLIGMRERIEMIGGKLAIESTPHVGTTVSAEIPFNPHAK from the coding sequence CTTCCGAAAAATCTCCGCACCGGACTGCCCGCCCGTTACCTCAAAGAACTGCGCGCTCACCTCGGCAAAAAAACGGCTGCCAACGGCGACCGCGCTCAGGGTCTCGGACGCGTGGCGTTGACCGAAGGTGCCGACGCGCTCGCGCTCGCCCGAATCCATGCCCAGTCCATGGCCGCCCTCGCGCCTTCGTTCGGGTTTTCCAGCCAGCGCAAAGACTTGATCGCCCGCGCCGGTTTCTTCTTCACCGAAGCGCTCGTGCCGGTCGAAGCCGCCCAGCGCGCCACGCGAAAAACCAACCGGCTCCTGCTCGAGCGCAACGAAACCCTCCGGCTCCACACCGCTGCCTTGGCCAAGGGCAATCGCCAGCTGGAGCGCGAGATCAAACGTCGCAAAGCCGGCGAGCTCTTCATCATCAAAGGTCGCCAGCAGTATCAGACGCTCTTCCGCGAATCGCTGGTGATGCAAAGAAAGCTGCGCCAGCTGACCCGCCAGATCATCTCCGCCCAAGAGGAGGAACGAAAAGAGATCAGCCGCGAACTGCATGACGAAGTCGTCCAGACCTTGGTCGGCATCAACGTTCATCTGTCCACCTTGGGGCGCAGCGCCTCTGACGGAATCGGAAGCCTCAAGGCCAAGATCGTCCGCACCCAGCGCCTCGTCGAAACGTCCGTCAACGCCGTGCACCGCTTCGCCCGCGAACTAAGGCCCGCCGTGCTCGACGACCTCGGCCTGATTCCCGCGCTTCTCGCATACAGCAAGAGTCTCGCTGCCCGCAAAAAAATCAAAATCAAGCTGACCGCTTTTGCGGGCGTTGAAACGCTCGGCAACAACCGTCGCACCGTGCTGTTTCGCGTCGCGCAGGAAGCGCTGACCAACGTCATTCGCCACGCCCAGGCCACACAGGTGACAATCACCCTCACGCACATTCCCGGCGCCATCCGCATGGAGATCGCCGACAACGGGAAATCCTTCGCGGTGGAGCCGGTCCTCAAAGGTCGCACCAAGCGTCTCGGCCTGATCGGCATGCGCGAGCGCATCGAGATGATCGGCGGCAAGCTCGCGATCGAATCCACTCCCCACGTCGGCACCACGGTCAGCGCCGAGATCCCCTTCAACCCTCACGCCAAATAA
- a CDS encoding RICIN domain-containing protein: protein MTGSLVMPCIAMNPALPLLGFIQRSRVLLASVALLSLVSHAEAARGRPVINTAGTTFVADNGNLIRGAIISTETGVVPALADVQAIKNYGLNAIHCYAERSDYGYAAGAKAAAVDAVVQMTRDNGLYLIITIGGGGVNASFIQDFWTFYAPRYKNETHVIYEIQNEPVVRAPVAASVITMEKNSYTTIRAAAPNTPVLLMSYTIFQNSAGVLADIAALGSTVNWSNAGIAFHGYGENGALGTRTCLENVIAAGYACFQTEFYRWDWGTGDFNLVDAPSLYQDIDQTGDLERLGVSWLTFLSIGRVQDDTRFKNRMDGAGITWSHDFGSWPGTSRGVYGNGSEPRAIISTATTRVEAEDFDLGGAGVASYDTTTGNSGGVYRTTGQVDIQAVTDTGGGYNIAWIAAGEWLEYTVRVKNPGRYNLKVRVASSVTTGSLRLKLGGRDLTGAWSVPNTGSYQTWTTLTKTVDLVPGQQLLRFEAVTAGFNLNWIEFEPVSSGLLANGTYKLINRNSAKAMDVVNASTANGADIQQWGYSATSNQKWVFTHRGANQYTITSSQTGKAIDQAAGEILSGDHVQMYTLNSGSANQRWIPMATSSGYYRLVNSISGLVLEIDAASTANGARVFQGEYTSGNHEQWLPGTP, encoded by the coding sequence ATGACCGGTTCTCTCGTCATGCCCTGCATCGCTATGAACCCCGCCCTACCCCTGTTAGGATTCATTCAGCGGAGCCGTGTCCTCCTTGCTTCAGTCGCCCTACTCTCACTCGTTTCCCACGCCGAAGCCGCGCGCGGACGACCCGTTATCAACACCGCCGGCACGACCTTCGTGGCCGATAACGGAAACCTCATCCGCGGTGCCATCATCAGCACCGAAACCGGCGTCGTGCCGGCGCTCGCCGATGTGCAGGCGATCAAAAATTACGGTCTCAACGCCATCCACTGTTACGCCGAACGCTCCGACTACGGTTATGCTGCGGGTGCGAAAGCGGCGGCGGTTGATGCTGTAGTTCAGATGACGCGCGACAACGGTCTCTACCTCATCATCACCATCGGCGGTGGCGGCGTGAACGCGTCGTTCATCCAGGATTTTTGGACATTCTACGCGCCCCGTTACAAGAACGAGACCCACGTGATCTACGAGATTCAAAACGAGCCGGTGGTGCGCGCGCCGGTCGCCGCCAGCGTGATCACGATGGAGAAAAACTCCTACACCACCATCCGTGCCGCCGCGCCCAACACGCCAGTGCTGCTGATGAGCTACACGATTTTTCAAAACTCCGCAGGCGTGCTCGCCGACATCGCCGCGCTCGGCTCCACCGTCAATTGGAGCAACGCGGGAATCGCGTTTCACGGTTACGGAGAAAACGGCGCACTCGGCACACGCACCTGTCTCGAAAACGTGATCGCCGCAGGCTATGCCTGTTTCCAAACCGAGTTCTACCGCTGGGACTGGGGCACGGGCGACTTCAACCTGGTTGACGCGCCTTCGCTTTATCAGGACATCGACCAGACCGGCGACCTTGAGCGACTGGGCGTCTCATGGCTGACCTTCCTCTCCATCGGTCGCGTGCAGGACGACACGCGTTTCAAAAACCGCATGGACGGCGCCGGCATCACCTGGTCGCACGATTTTGGTTCGTGGCCCGGCACCAGCCGCGGCGTCTATGGCAACGGCAGCGAACCGCGCGCGATTATTTCCACGGCCACCACACGCGTCGAGGCGGAGGACTTCGATCTCGGCGGCGCGGGTGTCGCCTCCTACGACACGACCACCGGTAATTCCGGTGGTGTTTACCGCACGACCGGACAAGTGGACATCCAGGCAGTCACCGATACCGGTGGCGGTTATAACATCGCCTGGATCGCCGCCGGCGAATGGCTCGAATACACGGTGCGCGTAAAGAATCCCGGTCGCTACAATCTCAAGGTTCGCGTGGCTTCATCCGTCACGACCGGCAGCCTGCGCCTGAAGCTCGGCGGCAGGGATCTGACCGGTGCCTGGAGCGTGCCGAATACCGGCAGTTACCAGACGTGGACCACGTTGACGAAGACCGTTGACCTCGTGCCCGGCCAACAACTGCTGCGCTTCGAGGCAGTGACCGCAGGCTTCAACCTCAACTGGATCGAGTTCGAACCCGTCTCTTCCGGTTTGCTGGCCAACGGCACCTACAAGCTGATCAACCGCAACAGCGCGAAAGCCATGGATGTCGTCAACGCCTCCACGGCCAACGGCGCCGATATCCAGCAGTGGGGTTACTCCGCCACGAGCAACCAGAAGTGGGTCTTCACCCATCGCGGGGCCAACCAATACACGATCACCTCCAGCCAGACCGGCAAGGCGATCGACCAGGCCGCCGGCGAAATACTCAGCGGCGATCACGTCCAGATGTATACGCTCAACTCCGGCAGCGCCAACCAGCGCTGGATTCCGATGGCCACCAGCTCGGGCTACTACCGGTTGGTCAACTCGATCAGCGGCCTCGTGCTCGAAATCGACGCCGCATCGACCGCCAATGGTGCCCGCGTATTTCAAGGTGAATACACGTCCGGCAACCACGAGCAATGGCTCCCGGGCACGCCCTGA
- a CDS encoding autotransporter domain-containing protein, translating into MKSNLLLPASMAAFAIFLLGAATVSAQSILLSAEDFVLLGGTSVSVAGAGPNTYSNGDVGSMGSISGFPPATVVNGSTILGGAVVAQAMLDLGTARTGLSALATTSNLTGQDLSGMTLAPGVYAFNVSAEISLAGTRILTLDAQGQNNVVWVFNIGTSLTTAAGAQIRFVNLGSNGGADNGLFWNAGTTITFGADNTVLGNYLAGTDIIFGTTTPSTGSGGGRALAQAGVSFDGAASLDALGGPGGGTLTGGLTLNGGIVTANGYVLLSSDGAYIPGTSGLVLIPGTNYNTTNVTVDGDSSDALATPATFTVFQTIAKLTGTNTYTGGTIIDAGQLTTGSENLPVNGNVSFIDSANTGAAGELIFDQATNGTYGGVISGGGDVTKEGLGDLTFTALQTYTGTTTVNEGKLIASLALLPANGDITLGAAGTLVLDEASNVILNNALSGTGTLEKQGAGALVIANATTVAVDIQNGSLFLVNNVGSTTVGTGTFLRGEGTINGNLLNNGTVSAGSSPGTIIVAGNFMQGPAGTLVVEFASSTSFDRLIVSGTADLDGTLELVTLNGFNPVGESFTIITATGGVNGTFPTVIAPATPAAITRTVNYGTNDVTVTYTQIPFSTFAETPNQGAVGDGALNNPAITDVLNTLALPGQFPAALNALSPQGYQVWSDIAFAHTASLASRLAHQPPATPGRDNFYFEAGQSRGRTSGDANVGSNRFNSDSGLVGGNTFVTPDLTLGGFFEYTDTDSGLGSFGSTTNIKTKMPGIRAAWKKDAWFVTAAAAYGFDDYESTRQINFSGTSATARSDTTGRQWLVDIIAGRHFLTGPVSLSPFAGLQVAGWKTEGFTETGAGAFNNTVGDQSARSLRTQLGLEAAIAFNAGNVVIRPHARGAWVHELSNDSRSIDASFGGSNYSVQTHSPQRDSARLSAGFDVAFTPRVALYADYSIQTGNTVEILGEWRGGLSVSF; encoded by the coding sequence ATGAAATCCAACCTCCTTCTCCCGGCATCGATGGCGGCCTTTGCCATTTTCCTGCTGGGTGCCGCAACTGTATCCGCACAATCCATTCTGCTCAGCGCAGAGGATTTCGTTTTGCTCGGCGGAACATCGGTTTCGGTCGCTGGCGCCGGCCCCAACACCTATTCGAATGGGGACGTCGGCTCGATGGGCTCCATCTCCGGGTTCCCTCCTGCGACCGTCGTGAACGGCTCGACCATCCTCGGTGGCGCGGTGGTTGCCCAGGCCATGCTCGATCTCGGCACCGCCCGCACCGGTCTCAGCGCCTTGGCGACCACCTCCAATCTCACCGGTCAGGACTTGTCCGGCATGACGCTCGCCCCCGGCGTGTATGCGTTCAATGTCTCGGCCGAAATCAGCCTGGCCGGAACGCGTATCCTCACTCTGGATGCGCAAGGTCAGAACAACGTCGTGTGGGTTTTTAATATCGGCACTTCGCTGACTACCGCGGCCGGCGCGCAAATCCGGTTCGTCAACCTCGGATCCAATGGCGGCGCCGACAACGGTCTGTTCTGGAACGCCGGCACGACCATCACCTTCGGCGCGGACAACACGGTGCTCGGCAATTATCTCGCCGGCACCGACATCATCTTTGGCACCACCACGCCTTCCACCGGCAGCGGCGGCGGTCGCGCCCTCGCCCAAGCCGGCGTCTCCTTCGACGGCGCAGCCTCGCTCGACGCCCTCGGCGGTCCCGGCGGCGGCACGCTCACCGGTGGCCTCACGCTCAACGGCGGCATCGTCACCGCGAACGGCTACGTCCTGCTGAGCAGCGATGGCGCTTACATACCGGGCACCTCCGGCCTCGTGCTGATTCCCGGCACCAACTACAACACCACCAATGTCACGGTCGACGGCGACAGTTCGGATGCCTTGGCCACTCCCGCCACCTTCACGGTTTTCCAGACCATCGCGAAATTGACCGGCACCAACACCTACACCGGCGGCACGATCATCGATGCCGGCCAGCTGACCACCGGAAGCGAAAATCTTCCCGTCAACGGCAACGTGTCCTTCATCGACAGCGCCAACACCGGTGCCGCCGGTGAATTGATTTTCGATCAAGCGACGAATGGCACTTACGGCGGCGTGATCTCCGGCGGCGGCGACGTTACCAAAGAAGGCCTCGGTGATCTCACCTTCACCGCCCTGCAAACCTACACCGGCACCACCACGGTCAACGAAGGCAAGCTCATCGCGAGCCTCGCGCTCCTTCCCGCCAACGGTGACATCACTTTGGGTGCCGCCGGCACGCTGGTTCTGGACGAAGCCTCCAACGTTATTTTGAACAATGCCCTCAGCGGCACGGGCACACTTGAAAAGCAAGGCGCCGGCGCCTTGGTCATCGCCAACGCCACCACCGTGGCCGTCGACATTCAGAACGGCTCACTTTTCCTCGTGAACAACGTCGGCTCCACGACGGTCGGCACCGGCACGTTCCTGCGCGGCGAAGGCACCATCAACGGCAATCTCCTCAACAACGGCACCGTCAGCGCCGGCTCCTCGCCCGGAACGATCATCGTCGCCGGCAACTTCATGCAAGGCCCGGCCGGCACGCTCGTCGTCGAGTTCGCCTCGTCCACCTCGTTTGATCGCCTGATCGTCAGCGGCACCGCCGACCTCGACGGCACCTTGGAGCTCGTGACCCTCAACGGCTTCAATCCCGTCGGTGAGTCCTTCACCATCATCACCGCCACGGGCGGCGTGAACGGCACCTTCCCCACCGTCATCGCTCCCGCCACTCCGGCCGCGATCACGCGCACCGTCAACTACGGCACCAACGACGTGACCGTCACCTACACACAGATCCCGTTCTCCACGTTCGCCGAAACCCCGAACCAAGGTGCCGTCGGCGACGGTGCGCTCAACAACCCCGCGATCACCGATGTGCTCAACACACTCGCGCTCCCCGGCCAGTTTCCCGCCGCCTTGAACGCCCTCTCGCCACAAGGCTATCAGGTATGGTCCGACATCGCGTTCGCGCATACCGCCTCGCTCGCCAGTCGTCTCGCCCACCAGCCGCCCGCCACGCCGGGCCGTGACAACTTCTACTTCGAGGCCGGACAAAGCCGCGGACGCACCTCCGGCGACGCCAACGTCGGCTCCAACCGGTTCAACAGTGATTCCGGCCTCGTCGGCGGAAACACCTTCGTGACGCCAGACCTCACCCTCGGCGGCTTTTTTGAATACACCGACACCGACTCCGGCCTCGGTTCCTTCGGCAGCACGACCAATATCAAAACCAAGATGCCCGGCATTCGTGCCGCCTGGAAAAAAGACGCCTGGTTCGTCACCGCCGCCGCCGCGTATGGTTTCGATGACTACGAGTCCACCCGCCAGATCAACTTCAGCGGCACCTCCGCCACCGCGCGCTCCGACACGACCGGACGCCAATGGCTGGTCGATATCATCGCCGGACGTCATTTCCTGACCGGTCCGGTCTCGCTCTCACCGTTCGCCGGTTTGCAAGTTGCCGGATGGAAAACCGAAGGCTTCACCGAAACCGGTGCCGGCGCGTTCAACAACACGGTGGGCGATCAATCCGCCCGCTCGTTGCGCACGCAGCTCGGCCTCGAAGCCGCGATCGCGTTCAACGCGGGCAACGTCGTGATCCGCCCGCACGCCCGCGGCGCCTGGGTTCACGAGCTCTCCAACGACAGCCGCTCCATCGACGCCTCGTTTGGCGGCTCGAACTACTCCGTGCAAACCCACTCCCCGCAGCGTGACAGCGCCCGCCTGAGCGCCGGTTTCGATGTGGCGTTCACCCCGCGCGTCGCGCTTTACGCCGACTATTCGATCCAGACCGGCAACACGGTCGAGATCCTCGGAGAATGGCGCGGCGGCTTGTCCGTGTCGTTCTAA
- a CDS encoding response regulator, which produces MKSLITILLADDHVIVRQGLCGLLKADDSFKILAEARNGREAVQMAAALNPDVIVMDIAMPILNGLEATRQILAANPAAKVIILSAHSDEAYIERMSTAGVVGFLEKQTSAEIFTKAIKEVAKGRTFFSPSITRRMAITANALRDRDGLLKTNPSRLTSRECEVLQLVAEGAANKQIAATLGISIKTVEKHRQNLMEKLGIHHTAGLTRYAISTGVIESSVQLTII; this is translated from the coding sequence ATGAAATCGCTGATCACCATCTTGCTGGCGGACGACCACGTCATCGTGCGGCAAGGGCTGTGCGGACTGCTCAAAGCTGACGATAGTTTCAAGATTCTCGCCGAAGCCCGCAACGGTCGCGAGGCCGTGCAAATGGCGGCCGCGCTCAACCCCGACGTGATCGTGATGGATATCGCGATGCCCATCCTCAACGGCCTCGAAGCCACGCGGCAGATCCTCGCCGCCAATCCAGCCGCGAAGGTGATCATCCTTTCCGCCCACAGCGACGAGGCTTACATCGAGCGCATGAGCACGGCGGGCGTAGTTGGTTTTCTCGAGAAACAGACGTCCGCCGAGATCTTCACCAAGGCGATCAAGGAGGTCGCAAAGGGCCGGACCTTTTTCAGCCCGTCGATCACCCGGCGAATGGCTATCACCGCTAACGCGCTTCGTGATCGCGACGGGCTTTTAAAAACGAACCCTTCGCGACTGACCTCACGCGAGTGCGAAGTGCTGCAACTCGTGGCCGAAGGCGCCGCCAACAAACAGATCGCGGCCACTCTGGGTATCAGCATCAAGACGGTTGAAAAACACCGCCAGAACCTGATGGAAAAACTCGGGATTCATCACACGGCGGGCCTTACGCGTTACGCCATTTCCACGGGCGTGATCGAGAGCAGCGTCCAGTTGACGATCATCTGA
- a CDS encoding RICIN domain-containing protein encodes MPHPVRFLHWLTALALGLGVICNAQAARGRPVINAAKTTFVSDNGNPLRGAIISTETGGFPTTAEFQAIKNYGMNSVHCYAERWDYGYSAGAKFAALDIVVQRTRDNGLYLIITIGGGGVNASFNAAFWNFYAGRYANETHVIYEIQNEPAAGNPPYSGSTPLMDMELAAYTIIRTKAPNTPVLLMSYSSFQNSAGALQDMAALGSAINWNNAAIAFHGYGENGRAGTRACLLAVLAAGYPCFQTEFYRWPWGKGDFGLATANSLYEDVDEMGDLERLGISWLSFLTIKRITDDTRFKNRITNAGIRWTSDFGTWPGGTRSAYGNGGEPWSITKSATTRIQAESFDNGGQGVAYNDNATLNSGGAYRTTEGVDIQTTTDTGGGYNLGWMVAGEWMEYTTYVTDPGRYTLNLRVASPNATNTLRVKMAGVDLTGAWAFAGTGGNQTWTTISKTVDLIPGQQVLRFEVVTSGFNLNWIELVPAASGLLPNGTYAFFNRNTLKAVDVVGASTSNGAKVQQWNYGAGPNQKWVIAHQGANQYTIKSTQTGKAMDVASNTLLSGDNIGMWPSKTAGSQRYLFMPTDSGFYKIIGVGNGLAIEIADASLSRGARVEQREYKDGSYQQWLVSADHPATYTAWVNQQFPLSADRTNAAVSGATADPSGQGVSNLLRYALGLTQSEAPSPSMPVLTSSASGLDFRFRFDPGLTDVTYRVEASTDLIDWTETVFDSRLDALPALVDGWLEINDSFDHAQTPRRFLRLRILRD; translated from the coding sequence GTGCCCCACCCCGTCCGGTTTCTTCATTGGCTCACCGCGCTCGCGCTCGGCCTCGGCGTTATCTGCAACGCGCAGGCGGCGCGCGGGCGTCCCGTCATCAACGCAGCGAAGACCACCTTCGTGTCCGACAACGGCAATCCGCTCCGCGGCGCCATCATCAGCACGGAGACCGGCGGCTTTCCGACTACCGCGGAATTCCAAGCGATCAAAAACTACGGCATGAACTCCGTGCATTGTTACGCCGAACGCTGGGACTACGGCTACTCGGCCGGCGCAAAGTTCGCCGCGCTGGATATCGTTGTGCAACGCACGCGCGACAACGGTCTCTACCTCATCATCACCATCGGCGGCGGAGGCGTGAACGCTTCCTTCAACGCCGCATTCTGGAACTTCTACGCCGGCCGCTACGCCAACGAGACGCACGTCATCTACGAAATCCAAAATGAGCCCGCCGCCGGCAATCCGCCCTACTCCGGTTCGACCCCGCTCATGGATATGGAGCTGGCCGCCTACACCATCATCCGCACCAAGGCCCCCAACACGCCGGTGTTGCTGATGAGTTATTCGAGTTTCCAAAACAGCGCCGGCGCGCTGCAGGACATGGCCGCGCTCGGTTCGGCGATCAACTGGAACAACGCTGCAATCGCTTTCCACGGTTATGGGGAAAACGGCCGCGCCGGCACCCGCGCCTGCCTCCTCGCCGTGCTCGCCGCCGGTTATCCGTGTTTTCAAACCGAGTTCTATCGCTGGCCGTGGGGCAAGGGCGACTTCGGCCTCGCGACCGCCAACTCGCTTTACGAAGACGTGGACGAAATGGGCGACCTCGAGCGTCTCGGCATTTCGTGGCTCTCGTTTCTCACTATCAAACGCATCACCGACGACACGCGTTTTAAAAACCGCATCACCAACGCCGGCATTCGCTGGACATCCGACTTTGGCACCTGGCCCGGCGGCACGCGCAGCGCTTACGGCAACGGCGGCGAGCCATGGTCCATCACGAAGTCGGCCACCACGCGCATTCAGGCCGAGTCCTTTGACAACGGCGGCCAGGGCGTCGCCTACAATGATAACGCCACCCTGAATTCCGGCGGTGCCTACCGCACCACCGAGGGCGTGGACATCCAGACGACCACCGACACCGGCGGCGGCTACAACCTCGGCTGGATGGTCGCCGGCGAATGGATGGAATACACCACCTACGTCACCGACCCCGGCCGCTACACGCTCAACCTCCGCGTCGCCTCGCCCAACGCGACCAACACCCTCCGCGTGAAAATGGCCGGCGTTGATCTGACCGGCGCATGGGCGTTCGCCGGCACCGGCGGAAACCAAACCTGGACCACGATTTCGAAAACCGTGGACCTCATCCCCGGCCAGCAAGTGCTGCGCTTTGAGGTCGTCACCTCGGGCTTCAATCTGAACTGGATCGAGCTCGTCCCCGCCGCCAGCGGTCTTCTCCCCAACGGGACCTATGCATTCTTCAATCGCAACACGCTCAAGGCGGTCGATGTTGTCGGCGCCTCGACTTCCAACGGTGCCAAGGTCCAGCAGTGGAACTACGGGGCCGGCCCCAACCAGAAGTGGGTCATCGCGCACCAAGGCGCCAACCAATACACGATTAAGAGCACGCAGACCGGCAAGGCGATGGACGTCGCGAGCAACACGCTGCTGAGCGGTGACAACATCGGCATGTGGCCGTCCAAAACCGCAGGCAGCCAGCGCTATTTATTCATGCCGACGGACTCGGGTTTCTACAAAATCATCGGCGTGGGCAACGGCCTCGCGATCGAGATTGCCGACGCCTCTCTCTCGCGCGGCGCACGCGTCGAGCAACGCGAATATAAAGACGGCTCTTATCAACAGTGGCTGGTCTCAGCCGATCATCCCGCGACCTATACCGCCTGGGTGAATCAGCAGTTTCCACTATCAGCAGATCGCACCAATGCGGCAGTCTCCGGCGCGACCGCGGATCCCAGCGGACAAGGCGTGTCCAATCTCCTGCGCTACGCGCTCGGGCTCACCCAGAGCGAAGCGCCTTCGCCGTCGATGCCTGTGCTGACGTCCTCGGCCTCCGGACTGGATTTCCGTTTTCGCTTCGATCCCGGGCTCACCGATGTGACCTACCGCGTCGAAGCCTCGACAGATCTTATCGACTGGACCGAGACCGTCTTCGACTCGCGACTCGATGCGTTACCGGCGCTCGTGGACGGCTGGCTGGAGATCAACGATTCCTTTGATCACGCGCAAACGCCCCGACGATTTCTCCGTCTGCGCATCCTGCGCGATTAA